Proteins found in one Halobaculum sp. MBLA0147 genomic segment:
- a CDS encoding DUF547 domain-containing protein: protein MRESERATASTAADTTSTAETADHHTAHEEPDRSPVAVARRLLDATRRSGAADGATGTSGDGAADTSGDGAADTSGDGAADTSADEAVIDGAGVDEALAELAALSSTALAPVREDRATALAFWLTLYNAGTQVLLAREPERYESRLRGVRFFGYEWLEIDGEWLSLDDIEHGILRGSQSKYGLGYLPRLPVVSVDAFERRYRLASVDPRIHFALNCGAASCPPIRYYDPGEIDTQLDLATAGYLDATVEYDPDAGVVTVPAPFRWYPGDFADPVAFLQRYDAVPADAEPRLQYESWDWSRAPGKFASE from the coding sequence GTGCGCGAGAGCGAACGGGCGACGGCGTCGACGGCGGCAGACACCACGAGCACCGCCGAGACCGCCGACCACCACACCGCCCACGAGGAGCCCGATCGGTCTCCGGTGGCGGTCGCCAGACGACTCCTCGACGCGACGCGACGGAGCGGCGCCGCCGACGGCGCCACCGGCACGAGTGGCGACGGCGCTGCCGATACGAGTGGCGACGGTGCCGCCGACACGAGTGGCGACGGCGCTGCCGACACGAGTGCCGACGAGGCGGTGATCGACGGGGCGGGCGTCGACGAGGCGCTCGCCGAGTTGGCGGCGTTGTCGTCGACCGCGCTGGCGCCGGTCCGCGAGGATCGCGCGACGGCGCTGGCGTTCTGGCTCACGCTGTACAACGCCGGCACGCAGGTGTTGCTCGCTCGCGAGCCCGAGCGGTACGAGAGTCGCCTGCGCGGGGTGCGGTTCTTCGGGTACGAGTGGCTCGAGATCGACGGCGAGTGGCTGAGTCTCGACGACATCGAACACGGCATCCTGCGCGGCTCGCAGTCGAAGTACGGCCTCGGCTACCTCCCGCGGCTGCCGGTCGTCTCCGTCGACGCGTTCGAGCGCCGCTACCGCCTGGCGAGTGTCGACCCGCGGATCCACTTCGCGCTCAACTGTGGCGCGGCCAGCTGTCCGCCGATCCGCTACTACGACCCGGGCGAGATCGACACGCAACTGGATCTGGCGACCGCGGGCTACCTCGACGCGACGGTCGAGTACGACCCGGACGCGGGCGTCGTCACCGTCCCGGCGCCGTTCCGGTGGTACCCCGGCGACTTCGCGGACCCCGTTGCGTTCCTGCAGCGGTACGACGCCGTGCCGGCGGACGCCGAGCCACGGCTCCAGTACGAGTCGTGGGACTGGTCGCGGGCTCCCGGGAAGTTCGCGAGCGAGTGA
- a CDS encoding GNAT family N-acetyltransferase translates to MTEHTYTLSETLPEPARFVELRRAVDVPPRSVDAAERGLPESLYGVSAVHEPSGETVGMARVVGDGATVFHVCDVVVHPDHQRRGLGTRLVDAVVSYLAANAPDGAYVNLLSDVDGFYEHWGFEETAPTSKGMVVPTGDRDWGGRVEHTDGDGRE, encoded by the coding sequence GTGACCGAGCACACGTACACGCTGTCGGAGACGCTGCCGGAACCGGCACGGTTCGTCGAACTCCGTCGAGCGGTCGACGTGCCGCCACGGTCGGTGGACGCGGCCGAACGCGGTCTCCCGGAGAGTCTGTACGGGGTCTCCGCCGTTCACGAGCCGAGCGGCGAGACGGTCGGGATGGCGCGCGTCGTGGGCGACGGGGCGACCGTGTTCCACGTCTGTGACGTGGTCGTTCACCCCGACCACCAACGGCGTGGGCTGGGGACGCGACTCGTGGACGCCGTCGTCTCGTACCTCGCCGCGAACGCGCCCGACGGCGCGTACGTCAACCTCCTGTCGGACGTCGACGGCTTCTACGAGCACTGGGGATTCGAGGAGACGGCCCCGACCTCGAAGGGGATGGTCGTCCCCACCGGCGACCGCGACTGGGGTGGACGGGTGGAGCACACCGACGGAGACGGTCGAGAGTGA
- a CDS encoding CNNM domain-containing protein: MSTLATAASVGAVVVLTLLSAFFSSSETAVFSLSDETAAEIGGTRGERLRELRADPHRLLVTLLVGNNVVNVAIATLTTALLVDRLPEGLGVLVATGVVSVLVLIVGEIVPKSYGLGNAREWAGTVAGPISLVERLLYPLVVVFDLVTRRIGAVLGGAGVETAYEEGDGDAAVSGGDESGGS; encoded by the coding sequence GTGAGCACTCTCGCCACCGCCGCCAGTGTCGGTGCAGTCGTCGTGTTGACGCTCCTCAGTGCGTTCTTCTCCAGCAGCGAGACGGCGGTCTTCTCGCTGTCGGACGAGACGGCCGCCGAGATCGGCGGGACGCGTGGGGAGCGACTGCGGGAGCTCAGGGCGGATCCACACCGCCTGCTCGTGACGCTGCTCGTCGGGAACAACGTCGTCAACGTCGCCATCGCGACGCTGACGACCGCACTCCTCGTCGACCGGCTCCCGGAGGGGCTCGGCGTGTTGGTCGCCACCGGCGTCGTGAGCGTCCTCGTGTTGATCGTCGGCGAGATCGTCCCGAAGTCGTACGGCCTCGGGAACGCACGCGAGTGGGCCGGCACCGTCGCCGGACCGATCTCGCTCGTCGAGCGGCTGCTGTACCCGCTCGTGGTCGTGTTCGACCTCGTCACTCGGCGGATCGGTGCGGTGCTGGGCGGTGCAGGTGTCGAAACGGCGTACGAGGAGGGCGACGGTGACGCGGCGGTGTCGGGAGGCGACGAGAGCGGTGGATCGTGA
- a CDS encoding calcium/sodium antiporter, with protein sequence MSLLSVGVDVVLVVVAVAALGWGAARFVAGASRLAGRAGLSGLVIGLTVVAFGTSAPEFAVTVDAALGGRADVAVANVVGSNVFNLGIVLGAVALVRTLPTHGDLVRRDGVVLVATTLVLVWVVRDLRVGRVEGVVLFGSLVAYLLVVVSTDRERPVVSAVDDAATVPEAAVAPATVDPSTDVSDEASGETAAGAPPDTTWLRDLFWTVVGLASVVAGAHLLVESAAALARVAGLSEWLIGVTVVAAGTSAPEFATSVAAARRGAAGLSAGNLVGSSIFNTLGVLGLAASIQPLSVAAAAVESSVWLLVLVAVATVLLWSGRELTRAEGAVLVALGLVNWAVDVVG encoded by the coding sequence GTGAGCCTCCTCTCGGTCGGTGTCGACGTGGTGCTGGTCGTCGTCGCGGTCGCCGCCCTCGGGTGGGGTGCCGCTCGGTTCGTCGCCGGTGCGAGTCGTCTCGCCGGTCGTGCCGGCCTCTCGGGGCTCGTGATCGGTCTCACGGTGGTGGCGTTCGGGACGTCCGCGCCGGAGTTCGCGGTGACCGTCGACGCCGCGCTCGGCGGACGAGCAGACGTGGCGGTCGCGAACGTCGTCGGCTCGAACGTGTTCAACCTCGGGATCGTCTTGGGTGCGGTCGCGCTCGTCCGCACGCTGCCGACCCACGGGGACCTCGTCCGCCGCGACGGCGTCGTCCTCGTCGCCACGACACTGGTGTTGGTGTGGGTCGTCCGCGACCTCCGTGTCGGCCGCGTCGAGGGCGTGGTGTTGTTCGGCTCGCTGGTCGCGTACCTCCTGGTGGTCGTCTCCACCGACCGCGAACGGCCGGTCGTCTCGGCGGTCGACGACGCAGCGACAGTACCCGAGGCGGCCGTGGCGCCGGCCACCGTGGACCCGTCCACCGACGTGTCCGACGAGGCGTCCGGCGAAACCGCCGCGGGGGCGCCGCCGGACACGACGTGGCTCCGGGACCTGTTCTGGACCGTCGTCGGGTTGGCGTCGGTCGTCGCCGGCGCACACTTGCTCGTCGAGTCGGCGGCGGCGCTGGCGCGGGTCGCCGGGCTCTCGGAGTGGCTGATCGGCGTCACCGTCGTCGCCGCCGGCACCTCTGCGCCGGAGTTCGCCACCAGCGTCGCGGCCGCTCGTCGCGGTGCGGCCGGGCTCTCGGCCGGCAACCTCGTCGGGAGCTCCATCTTCAACACGCTCGGGGTCTTGGGACTCGCGGCGTCGATCCAACCGCTGTCCGTCGCCGCCGCGGCCGTCGAGAGCTCCGTCTGGCTGCTCGTGCTCGTCGCCGTCGCGACCGTGTTGTTGTGGTCCGGCCGCGAACTCACTCGCGCCGAGGGGGCCGTCCTCGTCGCGCTCGGACTCGTCAACTGGGCCGTCGACGTGGTCGGGTGA
- a CDS encoding ATP-grasp domain-containing protein has product MSDGVRVGVLSLHNSKETKAICNAVAALGHEPLWLRAENLRVEAGYGTVTVEPEPDVVINRLLLPAADQPLTELGLAGVFDAVDVPVCNPASATATATHKFAAMARLAAEGLPVPPSVLRIGAHRLERTHLPDDPAADDFAEQAETSEQTETTRVTETNEQTAPGTRVFKRPVGTHGDETTMLRPGEYAPQTAAASQGIVQGMVESPSDDHEDVRIYVVGGEAVGAMRRYAPDDDWRTNVARGGRVRDATPDVPEDVMQLAVDAADALELDYAGVDVIEGVDGWYVLEVNVTAGFKGFFEATGISPAPAIAAHAIRRVDGVVDDQQVAELATRLDDTVPDCRPPLDPSPEPTESTLGYTTEVRVAGTQGAETVVAKADTGATRTSVDVALAGEVGAGPIDATVDVKGDGNGRPVVPVGIRLGDYTHRVRANVRDRSHLAHDVLLGRDVLDDYSVRVSRRHDDDETDPPDFVSGKHPRYETEE; this is encoded by the coding sequence ATGAGCGACGGGGTCCGTGTCGGGGTGTTGAGCCTCCACAACAGCAAGGAGACGAAGGCGATCTGCAACGCGGTCGCGGCACTCGGCCACGAGCCGCTGTGGCTCCGCGCGGAGAACCTCCGCGTCGAGGCGGGGTACGGCACCGTGACCGTCGAGCCGGAGCCGGACGTGGTGATCAACCGCCTGCTGTTGCCGGCCGCCGACCAGCCGCTGACGGAGTTGGGACTCGCGGGCGTGTTCGACGCCGTCGACGTGCCCGTCTGTAACCCGGCGAGTGCGACCGCCACGGCGACCCACAAGTTCGCCGCGATGGCCCGACTCGCCGCCGAGGGGCTCCCCGTCCCGCCGTCCGTGCTCCGGATCGGCGCACACAGACTCGAACGGACCCACCTCCCCGACGACCCCGCGGCCGACGACTTCGCCGAGCAGGCGGAGACGAGCGAGCAGACGGAGACGACCCGGGTGACGGAGACGAACGAGCAGACGGCCCCCGGGACGCGGGTGTTCAAACGTCCGGTCGGGACGCACGGCGACGAGACGACGATGCTACGTCCCGGCGAGTACGCGCCACAGACCGCCGCGGCCTCGCAGGGGATCGTCCAGGGGATGGTCGAGAGCCCCTCCGACGACCACGAGGACGTGCGGATCTACGTCGTCGGCGGCGAGGCGGTCGGGGCGATGCGGCGGTACGCGCCCGACGACGACTGGCGGACGAACGTCGCCCGTGGCGGCCGGGTCCGCGACGCCACCCCGGACGTCCCCGAGGACGTGATGCAGTTGGCGGTCGACGCCGCCGACGCGTTGGAGCTGGACTACGCCGGCGTGGACGTGATCGAGGGCGTCGACGGCTGGTACGTGTTGGAGGTGAACGTCACCGCCGGGTTCAAGGGGTTCTTCGAGGCGACGGGAATCAGCCCCGCGCCTGCCATCGCGGCCCACGCGATTCGACGCGTCGACGGCGTGGTCGACGACCAGCAGGTCGCGGAGTTGGCGACGCGGCTCGACGACACGGTGCCGGACTGTCGCCCGCCGCTGGACCCGTCGCCGGAGCCGACGGAGTCGACGCTGGGGTACACGACGGAGGTGCGCGTCGCGGGGACGCAGGGTGCCGAGACCGTCGTCGCGAAGGCCGACACCGGCGCGACGCGGACGAGCGTCGACGTGGCGTTGGCCGGCGAGGTCGGCGCCGGCCCCATCGACGCGACGGTGGACGTGAAGGGTGACGGGAACGGCCGCCCGGTGGTGCCGGTCGGCATCCGTCTCGGCGACTACACTCACCGCGTCCGGGCGAACGTCCGCGACCGTTCGCACCTCGCACACGACGTGTTGCTCGGGCGAGACGTGCTCGACGACTACAGCGTCCGCGTCTCGCGGCGACACGACGACGACGAGACGGACCCACCGGACTTCGTCAGCGGGAAGCACCCCCGCTACGAGACCGAGGAGTGA
- the prs gene encoding ribose-phosphate diphosphokinase, whose product MLVPGSTSQSLAATLAAETGRPLATPTFDRFPDGETCASVPGFSGESAVIVAATTSNDALVELLQLQDAVREAGATEVTTVLPYMGYARQDESFGEGQPVSARAVARAVSTGTDRVVLVDPHEPAVTEFYDVPTTVVSAAPLLAEPLGEFADPLFLAPDEGATELATAVRDAYGHGETDHFVKERDYDTGAVTIHPGETDPTDRDVVIVDDIVATGSTVSEAVAALSERDPRRIVAACVHPMLVGNARSRLAAAGVDRVVGTDTVERPASTVSAAPAVANVL is encoded by the coding sequence ATGCTCGTGCCAGGGTCCACGTCGCAGTCGCTGGCGGCCACGCTGGCGGCCGAGACCGGCCGTCCGCTGGCGACGCCGACGTTCGACCGGTTCCCGGACGGGGAGACCTGTGCGTCGGTGCCGGGGTTCTCGGGGGAGTCGGCCGTGATCGTCGCCGCCACCACCTCGAACGACGCGCTCGTCGAACTGCTCCAACTGCAAGACGCCGTCCGCGAGGCCGGTGCCACGGAGGTCACCACCGTCCTCCCGTACATGGGGTACGCCAGACAGGACGAGTCGTTCGGCGAGGGCCAGCCCGTCTCCGCGCGTGCCGTCGCTCGTGCGGTGTCGACGGGGACAGATCGGGTCGTCCTCGTGGACCCACACGAACCGGCCGTCACGGAGTTCTACGACGTGCCCACGACGGTCGTCAGCGCCGCGCCGCTGCTCGCGGAGCCGCTCGGCGAGTTCGCGGACCCACTGTTCCTCGCGCCCGACGAGGGGGCGACGGAGTTGGCGACGGCCGTCCGGGACGCGTACGGCCACGGCGAGACGGACCACTTCGTCAAGGAGCGCGACTACGACACCGGTGCCGTGACGATCCACCCCGGCGAGACGGACCCGACGGACCGCGACGTGGTGATCGTCGACGACATCGTCGCCACCGGCTCGACGGTGAGCGAGGCGGTCGCCGCCCTCAGCGAGCGGGATCCGCGGCGGATCGTCGCCGCCTGCGTCCACCCGATGCTGGTCGGCAACGCCCGCAGCAGACTCGCCGCCGCCGGCGTCGACCGCGTCGTCGGCACCGACACCGTCGAACGCCCCGCCAGCACCGTCTCCGCCGCGCCGGCCGTCGCGAACGTGTTGTGA